A stretch of the Aegilops tauschii subsp. strangulata cultivar AL8/78 chromosome 4, Aet v6.0, whole genome shotgun sequence genome encodes the following:
- the LOC109741563 gene encoding uncharacterized protein, giving the protein MPRTRAMCCLMPSKPSGDARRRSSAACICCIGPHHRPSGGGALAPVDADNSSVRTPLTSCCGAGDAVRTPRTPKTPSARRLCGVRSRTPRRAQQVRRFTPAPAPAPAAPAAPARAAAPAAPARTPVAAAASAGAALAVPPVKTPVSAAASAGVPLVAPPPARTPVAAAPSAGAALVAPPPARTPVAAAAASAGAALAPPPARTPRTPSTPIGRTQRVCCVTTAAPAQAGNAKSKSGTARRRWLSSASKAVAQTRGAVSGNVRDSGTNPRANGHVAKAVHRAAPLAQAVEPPAPAKEDESVCSDEEYAMLCREGFSREDVAAVTIQAYFRAHLARRAFKALRSLVRLQAVARGAYVRRQAEVAVHCMQAMARLQARVRSRQALAKPKDNDDKLLLLQN; this is encoded by the exons ATGCCGAGGACGCGGGCGATGTGCTGCCTCATGCCGTCGAAGCCCTCCGGCGATGCGCGCCGCCGCAGCAGCGCGGCGTGCATTTGCTGCATCGGCCCCCACCACCGCCCGTCCGGGGGCGGCGCCCTCGCCCCCGTCGACGCGGACAACAGCAGCGTGCGGACGCCGCTCACCAGCTGCTGCGGCGCCGGGGACGCCGTCCGCACGCCGCGCACCCCCAAGACGCCCTCCGCCAGGCGCCTCTGCGGCGTCCGCTCCCGCACCCCGCGCCGCGCGCAGCAGGTCCGCCGCTTCACTCCGGCACCAGCGCCGGCGCCCGCGGCACCTGCTGCTCCAGCGCGAGCGGCGGCGCCGGCTGCTCCCGCGAGGACTCCTGTGGCAGCTGCTGCATCGGCTGGAGCGGCGCTGGCTGTTCCTCCGGTGAAGACTCCCGTATCAGCTGCTGCGTCAGCTGGAGTGCCGCTGGTTGCTCCTCCTCCTGCGAGGACTCCCGTGGCAGCTGCTCCGTCGGCTGGAGCGGCGCTGGTTGCTCCTCCTCCTGCGAGGACTCCCGTGGCAGCTGCTGCTGCTTCGGCTGGAGCGGCGCTGGCTCCTCCTCCTGCGAGGACGCCGCGAACGCCTTCGACGCCGATCGGGCGGACCCAGCGCGTGTGCTGCGTGACCACCGCGGCGCCAGCGCAGGCCGGCAACGCGAAGTCCAAGTCGGGCACCGCGCGGCGCCGCTGGCTCAGCTCCGCCAGCAAGGCGGTGGCGCAGACGCGCGGCGCGGTCTCCGGCAACGTTCGCGACAGCGGCACCAACCCGCGTGCCAACGGCCACGTCGCCAAGGCGGTCCACAGGGCGGCGCCGCTCGCGCAGGCCGTGGAGCCGCCAGCGCCGGCGAAGGAGGACGAGTCGGTCTGCTCCGACGAGGAGTACGCGATGCTGTGCCGGGAGGGCTTCTCACGGGAGGACGTCGCCGCCGTCACCATCCAGGCCTACTTCCGCGCGCACCTG GCGCGGCGGGCGTTCAAGGCGCTGAGGAGCCTGGTGAGGCTGCAGGCGGTGGCGCGGGGCGCGTACGTGCGGCGGCAGGCGGAGGTGGCGGTGCACTGCATGCAGGCCATGGCGCGGCTGCAGGCGCGCGTGCGCTCCAGGCAGGCGCTCGCCAAGCCCAAGGACAACGACGACAAGCTCCTGCTGCTGCAGAACTGA
- the LOC109741568 gene encoding acyl transferase 1-like translates to MVTFTARRGEPELVRPARPTPTETKALSDLDDQWTLRFYESIVGFFRAPPGEAPRPGKVARGIKAAVAAALVYYYPMAGRLRKLPGGNRLAVDCTGEGVAFVEASADVRLQDLGQPLVPPYPCVEEFLGDCGDTRDVLGKPLLFLQVTQLKCGGFVIGLHMCHCIADGFGILQFIKTIADFGCGELIPTTLPVWKRDIFTARMPPSIAHVYPAYKPFLHGLECTGDDVMLSTPPECMEVQYLFFGPNEIEMLRSHVPEHLSKSTTTFELITAVMWRCRTLALGYESTQKVRVMFTLNTRGRSINGESAVPRGYYGNAHFSPMVEVTVEELAAKPLGHILELMRQVKLDTTKDRMKSMVDLMALWRERSPFGMDRTYEVSDTKWVGGNALQFGKAELVAAGTPHAGDFTSKLISYHTKCKNKDGEDSTVVSILLPKPAMEKFTKEMTFWLKK, encoded by the exons ATGGTGACATTCACGGCGCGCCGGGGCGAGCCGGAGCTGGTGCGCCCGGCGAGGCCGACGCCAACGGAAACCAAGGCGCTCTCCGACCTCGACGACCAGTGGACGCTGCGGTTCTACGAGTCCATCGTCGGCTTCTTCCGGGCCCCGCCGGGCGAGGCGCCCAGGCCGGGCAAGGTGGCCAGGGGCATCAAGGCGGCCGTGGCCGCGGCGCTCGTGTACTACTACCCAATGGCCGGCCGCCTGCGGAAGCTCCCCGGCGGGAACAGGCTGGCGGTGGACTGCACGGGGGAGGGGGTGGCCTTCGTGGAGGCCTCCGCCGACGTGCGGCTCCAGGACCTCGGCCAGCCGCTGGTGCCGCCGTACCCGTGCGTTGAGGAGTTCCTCGGAGACTGCGGCGACACCAGGGATGTACTTGGCAAGCCTTTGCTCTTCCTGCAG GTGACACAACTAAAATGTGGAGGATTTGTTATTGGGCTTCACATGTGTCATTGCATTGCTGATGGTTTTGGTATTCTTCAATTTATCAAAACTATAGCCGATTTTGGATGTGGTGAACTTATCCCAACAACTTTGCCTGTGTGGAAAAGAGATATCTTCACAGCACGCATGCCACCATCAATTGCACATGTTTACCCGGCATATAAGCCATTTCTTCATGGGTTAGAGTGCACAGGAGACGACGTGATGCTATCAACTCCGCCAGAATGCATGGAAGTGCAATATTTATTCTTTGGGCCAAATGAGATAGAAATGTTGAGAAGCCACGTCCCAGAACACCTCTCTAAATCTACTACAACATTTGAGTTGATTACGGCTGTCATGTGGCGGTGCCGCACATTGGCACTGGGCTATGAATCTACTCAAAAAGTCCGTGTCATGTTTACATTAAACACACGTGGGAGAAGCATTAATGGTGAAAGCGCCGTCCCACGTGGTTACTATGGAAATGCACATTTCTCTCCTATGGTCGAGGTCACTGTCGAGGAGTTGGCTGCAAAGCCGCTTGGACATATACTTGAGCTCATGCGTCAAGTCAAGTTGGACACCACAAAGGATCGCATGAAGTCAATGGTGGATTTGATGGCATTATGGCGAGAGCGGTCACCTTTTGGTATGGATAGAACATATGAGGTTAGTGACACAAAGTGGGTTGGAGGCAATGCACTGCAATTTGGGAAAGCCGAGTTGGTTGCCGCTGGCACACCGCATGCTGGAGATTTCACTTCAAAGCTGATAAGCTATCATACCAAGTGTAAGAATAAAGATGGTGAAGACTCAACCGTGGTATCAATCCTACTACCAAAACCAGCAATGGAGAAGTTCACAAAGGAGATGACGTTTTGGCTGAAGAAGTAA
- the LOC109741562 gene encoding glutathione S-transferase F10, whose amino-acid sequence MASVKVFGSPMSAEVARVLMCLFEKDVEFQLIRVDAYRGPKRMPQYLKLQPLGEALTFEDGSLTLSESRGILRHISHKYAMQGNPDLIGTGALERASIEQWLQTEAQSFDEPSAQMVYSLAFLPPAMPQKLNNDDGDGNGNGNNGTRAVVNASAKRVTAAGAAKEEEMRKMFEKSQRELEKLLDIYEQRLEEAEYLAGDKFTIADLSHLPNADRLAADPRSRRMFQRRKNVSRWWDKVSQREAWAYVKSLQRPPTSNGAGAGAAAAQNQQQPRSGEARDGSSDIHNYQRDQYADASDGGSNYQRSQYGEHSDYQQSRTGDARY is encoded by the exons ATGGCGAGCGTGAAGGTGTTCGGGTCGCCGATGTCGGCGGAGGTGGCGCGCGTGCTCATGTGCCTGTTCGAGAAGGACGTGGAGTTCCAGCTGATCCGCGTCGACGCCTACCGCGGCCCCAAGCGCATGCCCCAGTACCTCAAGCTCCAGCCCCTCGGCGAGGCGCTCACCTTCGAGGACGGCAGCCTCACCCTCTCCG AGTCGCGGGGCATCCTGCGGCACATCTCGCACAAGTACGCCATGCAGGGCAACCCGGACCTGATCGGCACGGGGGCGCTGGAGCGCGCGTCCATCGAGCAGTGGCTGCAGACCGAGGCGCAGAGCTTCGACGAGCCCAGCGCCCAGATGGTCTACAGCCTCGCCTTCCTGCCGCCCGCCATGCCGCAGAAGCTCAAcaacgacgacggcgacggcaaCGGCAACGGCAATAATGGCACTAGGGCCGTGGTGAACGCGTCGGCGAAGCGCGtgacggcggcgggggcggccaaggaggaggagatgcGGAAGATGTTCGAGAAGAGCCAGAGGGAGCTGGAGAAGCTGCTGGACATCTACGAGCAGCGCCTGGAGGAGGCGGAGTACCTGGCCGGCGACAAGTTCACCATCGCCGACCTGTCGCACCTGCCCAACGCCGACCGCCTCGCCGCCGACCCGCGCTCCCGCCGCATGTTCCAGCGCCGCAAGAACGTCAGCCGCTGGTGGGACAAGGTCTCGCAGCGGGAGGCCTGGGCGTACGTCAAGAGCCTGCAGCGCCCGCCCACGTCCaacggcgccggcgccggcgccgctgCCGCGCAGAACCAGCAGCAGCCGCGGTCCGGCGAGGCGCGCGACGGCAGCAGCGACATCCACAACTACCAGCGCGACCAGTACGCCGACGCGAGCGACGGCGGCAGCAACTACCAGCGCAGCCAGTACGGCGAGCACAGCGACTACCAGCAGAGCCGGACGGGCGACGCGCGGTACTGA